In Microbacterium foliorum, the following proteins share a genomic window:
- the argS gene encoding arginine--tRNA ligase, with amino-acid sequence MNPETLATALLAVLAPIAEERRPGEPLALTASDIVFERPRNRDHGDWASNIAMRLAKPFGTNPRELAQQIADGLAQVDGVQSAEVAGPGFINIRLDAAAAGALAKTIVDAGAEYGHNDTQAGHTINIEFVSANPTGPLHIGHTRWAALGDAIARVLAASGAKVAREYYINDAGVQMERFANSVLAAVKGEPTPEGGYAGSYIGDLATRVLEARPDLLDLPDDEQVVVTRELAYGFQLDEQKQSLSKFNVDFDVWFSERTLHAKDEDGISFVDRAVDRLREQGHVFDDEGAVWVRTTDFGDDKDRVIRRSNGEYTYFAADAAYYLNKGDRGFEYKMYLLGADHHGYVHRLKAIAGAAGEDPEKNVEVLIGQLVSVGGARLSKRAGNIIEMDDLREWLGTDALRYSLERSPADSPLALDPELLQKRTNDNPVFYVQYAHARTHNVARNAADSGVDRSEFAPETLTHETESALLGALQEFPRIVAFAAEVREPHRVARYLEELAGLYHRWYDNCRVIPQGDDPVETVHRTRLWLNDAAGQVFRNGLDLLGVSAPERM; translated from the coding sequence ATGAACCCTGAAACGCTCGCCACAGCCCTCCTCGCCGTCCTCGCACCGATCGCCGAGGAACGACGTCCTGGCGAGCCGCTCGCGCTCACCGCATCGGACATCGTCTTCGAGCGCCCCCGCAACCGCGACCACGGTGACTGGGCCTCGAACATCGCGATGCGCCTGGCGAAGCCGTTCGGCACGAATCCGCGTGAGCTCGCGCAGCAGATCGCCGACGGGCTCGCGCAGGTCGACGGCGTGCAGAGCGCCGAGGTCGCAGGCCCCGGGTTCATCAACATCCGCCTCGATGCGGCTGCCGCCGGTGCCCTGGCGAAGACCATCGTCGACGCCGGCGCCGAGTACGGGCACAACGACACTCAGGCAGGCCACACCATCAACATCGAGTTCGTGAGCGCGAACCCGACCGGTCCGCTCCACATCGGCCACACCCGCTGGGCGGCGCTCGGGGATGCGATCGCTCGTGTACTCGCGGCCTCCGGAGCGAAGGTCGCCCGGGAGTACTACATCAACGACGCCGGCGTTCAGATGGAGCGCTTCGCGAACTCGGTGCTCGCCGCAGTCAAGGGCGAGCCCACACCCGAGGGCGGATATGCCGGCAGCTATATCGGCGACCTGGCAACGCGCGTCCTCGAGGCACGCCCCGATCTGCTGGATCTTCCGGATGACGAGCAGGTCGTCGTCACTCGCGAACTCGCATACGGTTTTCAGCTCGATGAGCAGAAGCAGTCGCTCTCGAAGTTCAACGTCGACTTCGACGTGTGGTTCTCGGAGCGCACACTGCACGCGAAGGACGAAGACGGCATCAGCTTCGTAGACCGCGCCGTCGACCGCCTTCGCGAGCAGGGCCACGTGTTCGACGACGAGGGCGCAGTGTGGGTGCGCACGACCGACTTCGGCGATGACAAGGATCGTGTGATCCGTCGCTCCAACGGCGAGTACACCTACTTCGCCGCCGACGCCGCGTACTACCTCAACAAGGGTGACCGCGGATTCGAGTACAAGATGTATCTGCTCGGTGCCGACCACCACGGGTACGTGCATCGTCTCAAGGCGATCGCGGGCGCGGCGGGGGAGGACCCCGAGAAGAACGTCGAGGTGCTGATCGGGCAGCTCGTGTCTGTGGGCGGAGCACGGCTCAGCAAGCGCGCCGGGAACATCATCGAGATGGACGATCTGCGCGAATGGCTCGGCACTGATGCACTGCGCTATTCGCTCGAGCGCTCGCCTGCCGACTCGCCTCTCGCGCTCGACCCCGAGCTGCTGCAGAAGCGCACGAACGACAACCCGGTGTTCTACGTCCAGTACGCGCATGCCCGCACGCACAACGTCGCGCGCAACGCCGCCGACTCCGGGGTGGATCGTTCGGAGTTCGCACCCGAGACGCTCACGCACGAGACCGAGAGCGCGCTGCTCGGCGCTCTGCAGGAGTTCCCTCGCATTGTGGCGTTCGCCGCTGAGGTGCGCGAGCCGCACCGCGTCGCGCGCTACCTCGAGGAGCTCGCGGGCCTGTATCACCGCTGGTACGACAACTGCCGGGTCATCCCGCAGGGCGACGACCCTGTCGAGACGGTGCACCGCACGCGTCTGTGGTTGAACGACGCTGCGGGACAGGTCTTCCGCAACGGGCTCGACCTGCTCGGCGTGTCCGCCCCAGAGCGCATGTGA
- a CDS encoding LmeA family phospholipid-binding protein: MSDDNHTVPYPAADSEHPTLVIPGGKDGVAVDGVASPARKRKRWPWVLLTVVVLLAALVVAAELIARAVLPGIVRGIVIEQLDLPADQELAVEADGILLPQLIGGTLDSLHLSTDSVTLEGITGAVDVTATGVPLRGGDLRDASGTIRIDESQFTTLLSNTDLPIDTVTLETPNATVSGSVSVLGITIPISLTVTPGVAEGDLELTPVGLTIGGLEVDADQVGSTLGALGEQLTETQRICIADQLPAGITLTDLEIDGSEAVIDVDVDGAIATDESLLAKGTCPQA; encoded by the coding sequence ATGAGCGACGACAACCACACCGTTCCATACCCCGCTGCGGATTCCGAGCATCCGACGCTCGTGATCCCCGGTGGGAAGGACGGTGTGGCTGTCGACGGTGTCGCGTCACCCGCGCGCAAGCGCAAGCGGTGGCCGTGGGTGCTGCTGACCGTCGTGGTGCTGCTGGCCGCTCTCGTCGTCGCGGCGGAGTTGATCGCGCGGGCTGTCCTGCCCGGCATCGTGCGGGGGATCGTGATCGAGCAGCTCGACCTTCCCGCTGACCAGGAGCTCGCGGTCGAAGCCGACGGCATCCTGCTGCCTCAACTGATCGGCGGAACTCTCGACAGCCTGCACCTCTCCACCGATTCCGTGACTCTCGAAGGCATCACGGGTGCCGTCGACGTCACTGCCACCGGTGTCCCGCTGCGCGGCGGCGATCTGCGCGACGCATCAGGCACCATTCGCATCGACGAGTCGCAGTTCACGACGTTGCTCTCGAACACCGACCTGCCCATCGACACCGTCACGCTCGAGACGCCGAACGCGACGGTCTCCGGCTCCGTGAGCGTGCTGGGCATCACGATCCCGATCTCCCTGACGGTGACTCCCGGCGTTGCAGAGGGAGACCTCGAACTGACACCTGTCGGGCTGACGATCGGCGGGCTCGAGGTCGACGCGGATCAGGTCGGCTCGACCCTCGGCGCACTCGGAGAACAGCTCACCGAGACGCAGCGCATCTGCATCGCCGATCAGCTGCCCGCCGGCATCACCCTCACCGACCTCGAGATCGATGGATCGGAGGCGGTGATCGACGTCGACGTCGACGGCGCCATCGCGACCGACGAGAGCCTGCTCGCGAAGGGCACCTGCCCTCAGGCGTGA
- a CDS encoding YihY/virulence factor BrkB family protein, whose product MSTESAAPDARRPGPIARVSTAAIRWALTRRPVRAFLLYSERRGPMLADSVTYRALFSVFAAVLLGFSIAALWLAGNPDAWDAIISAVQAVVPGLIGEDGVVDPDDLKEPISLSIAGAVSTIALIGSALGAVGSLRTAVRVLAGTAHADVLFIWVMLRNLLLAAGVAVLFVAAAAVTFAGRLGITWISGLLGISEDSPVASWSIRIVSLVVVLALDTVLIAGVFRLLSGLRPSGRSLWIGALIGGIGLLVLQELSGLFIGGATSNPLLASFATLLALLIWLNLSTQVILISCAYIVTSEEERKDRVHARFGATTFPQRRVQRAEAEVALATSELRAAQKAEREARLGSDDD is encoded by the coding sequence ATGAGCACCGAATCCGCAGCACCCGATGCCCGACGCCCAGGCCCGATCGCGCGCGTCAGCACTGCGGCGATCCGCTGGGCTCTGACACGTCGCCCGGTGCGGGCCTTCCTGCTCTACTCCGAGCGCCGGGGTCCGATGCTGGCCGACAGCGTGACGTACCGCGCGCTGTTCAGCGTGTTCGCCGCCGTGCTCCTCGGCTTCTCGATCGCCGCACTGTGGCTCGCGGGCAACCCCGATGCCTGGGACGCGATCATCTCCGCGGTCCAGGCCGTGGTGCCCGGCCTCATCGGCGAGGACGGCGTGGTGGATCCCGACGATCTCAAGGAGCCGATCTCGCTGTCGATCGCCGGTGCCGTTTCGACGATCGCTCTGATCGGCTCGGCGCTCGGCGCCGTGGGGTCGCTGCGCACGGCGGTGCGCGTCCTCGCCGGCACTGCACACGCGGATGTGCTGTTCATCTGGGTCATGCTCCGCAACCTGCTGCTCGCGGCGGGTGTCGCCGTGCTGTTCGTCGCCGCAGCGGCCGTGACCTTCGCCGGTCGGCTCGGGATCACCTGGATCAGCGGGCTGCTCGGCATCTCCGAGGATTCACCTGTCGCCTCCTGGAGCATCCGGATCGTCTCGCTGGTCGTCGTGCTCGCGCTCGACACCGTCCTCATCGCGGGTGTGTTCCGGCTGCTCTCCGGTCTCCGACCATCGGGGCGCTCTCTCTGGATCGGAGCCCTCATCGGCGGTATCGGACTGCTGGTGCTGCAGGAGCTCTCCGGACTGTTCATCGGCGGCGCGACGAGCAATCCGCTGCTCGCCTCCTTCGCCACACTGCTCGCGCTGCTGATCTGGCTCAATCTGTCGACTCAGGTGATCCTGATCTCCTGCGCCTACATCGTCACGTCGGAGGAGGAGCGCAAAGACCGCGTGCACGCCCGGTTCGGCGCGACGACCTTCCCGCAGCGACGTGTGCAACGCGCCGAGGCCGAGGTCGCGCTCGCGACGTCGGAGCTTCGCGCAGCGCAGAAGGCCGAACGGGAAGCCCGCCTCGGCTCCGACGACGACTGA
- the lysA gene encoding diaminopimelate decarboxylase, with protein sequence MLSPADSLAPEWLVVPDDVNDLPAAVWPASTVRSADGALQIAGISATALAETYGTPLLVIDEDEVRSRARAFRAAFDTAAADHGTTAQVYYAGKALLTTTIARWVIDEGLRIDVCTGGELEVALAAGVSPASLGFHGNNKSVAELERAVDVGIGTIIVDSAIEIERLAAITARTGTVQRVLVRVISGVHAETHDFLATAHEDQKFGFPLPEAEQAVARIREIPGLEFAGLHCHIGSQIFGVAGFRESASRVLELHAALLEGGSVPQLNLGGGFGIAYTSVDDPTPIETLAGEIVAAVAEGCDARGIAVPALSFEPGRAIVGTAGVTIYEVGTTKDVALDTGATRRYISVDGGMSDNARTALYEAQFSARLASRLGTGAPQLSRVVGKHCESGDIVVDHEYLPADVSPGDLLAVPSTGAYCAPLASNYNHVPRPPIVAVRDGRSAIIVRGETIADVLSRDVGIEASEHHG encoded by the coding sequence TTGCTTTCCCCTGCCGACTCGCTCGCCCCGGAATGGCTCGTCGTGCCCGACGACGTGAATGATCTTCCCGCCGCTGTGTGGCCGGCCTCCACAGTGCGCAGTGCCGACGGAGCGCTGCAGATCGCCGGCATCTCCGCGACCGCTCTCGCCGAGACGTACGGCACGCCGTTGCTGGTGATCGACGAGGACGAGGTGCGTTCCCGCGCTCGCGCCTTCCGCGCGGCCTTTGACACGGCTGCGGCCGACCACGGAACGACTGCTCAGGTCTACTACGCAGGCAAGGCGTTGCTGACCACGACGATCGCGCGCTGGGTGATCGACGAGGGGCTCCGCATCGATGTGTGCACCGGCGGCGAGCTCGAGGTCGCGCTCGCGGCGGGCGTCTCTCCGGCATCGCTGGGCTTCCACGGCAACAACAAGTCCGTCGCCGAACTCGAGCGCGCGGTCGACGTGGGCATCGGCACGATCATCGTCGACAGCGCGATCGAGATCGAGCGTCTGGCGGCGATCACCGCCAGGACCGGCACTGTGCAGCGGGTGCTGGTGCGGGTCATCAGCGGCGTGCACGCCGAGACCCACGATTTTCTCGCGACGGCTCATGAAGACCAGAAGTTCGGCTTCCCTCTGCCTGAAGCCGAGCAGGCCGTGGCCCGTATCCGCGAGATCCCCGGCCTCGAGTTCGCCGGACTCCACTGCCACATCGGATCGCAGATCTTCGGCGTCGCGGGCTTCCGCGAGTCGGCGTCGCGCGTGCTCGAACTGCATGCAGCGCTACTCGAAGGCGGATCGGTCCCTCAGCTCAACCTCGGCGGAGGGTTCGGCATCGCGTACACGAGCGTCGACGATCCCACACCGATCGAGACGCTCGCGGGTGAGATCGTCGCCGCTGTCGCCGAGGGCTGTGACGCGCGCGGCATCGCCGTGCCGGCACTGTCGTTCGAGCCTGGTAGAGCGATCGTCGGCACCGCCGGGGTGACGATCTACGAGGTCGGCACCACCAAGGACGTCGCGCTCGACACCGGAGCGACCCGGCGGTACATCAGCGTCGACGGCGGCATGAGCGACAACGCCAGGACAGCGCTCTACGAAGCGCAGTTCTCGGCTCGCCTCGCCTCGCGGCTCGGCACGGGCGCACCCCAGCTCAGCCGGGTGGTCGGTAAGCACTGCGAGTCCGGCGACATCGTGGTCGACCACGAGTACCTCCCCGCCGACGTGTCTCCGGGCGACCTGCTGGCTGTTCCCTCCACCGGTGCGTACTGTGCGCCCCTCGCCAGCAACTACAACCACGTCCCTCGCCCTCCGATCGTCGCGGTGCGTGATGGCCGGTCGGCGATCATCGTCCGCGGTGAGACCATCGCCGACGTCCTGTCGCGCGATGTCGGCATCGAGGCCTCCGAGCACCACGGGTGA
- a CDS encoding homoserine dehydrogenase produces the protein MTTEYRRLRVALLGAGAVGSQVADLLLRHGDELADRAGATLELAGIAVRNLDAPRETDLPKELFTTDAESLILGSDIVIELIGGIEPARTSILQAIGSGADVVTANKALLATHGPELFEAADRVGASVYYEAAAAGAIPIIRPLRDSLAGDRVVRIMGIVNGTTNYILDRMDTEGADFADVLADAQRLGYAEADPTADIEGFDAAQKAAILASLAFHTAVPLDAVYREGITTITASMIEEARAADFVIKLLAVCERIEANGTESISVRVYPALVPKSHPLASVHGANNAVFVEAEAAGSLMFYGAGAGGVQTASAVLGDVVSAARRHIAGGVGVGESTRANLPVVPIGHVTTRYQITLEVADAPGVLATVAGILSDGAVSVATVVQTVEGEDEPTARLVIGTHRATDAALSATVDALAGSSVVERVVSVLRVEGE, from the coding sequence ATGACGACTGAGTACCGACGACTTCGGGTGGCACTCCTCGGCGCCGGAGCGGTCGGCTCCCAGGTGGCCGACCTCCTGCTGCGTCACGGCGACGAACTCGCCGACCGGGCGGGTGCCACGCTGGAGCTGGCCGGCATCGCGGTGCGCAACCTCGATGCGCCGCGCGAGACCGATCTGCCCAAGGAGCTGTTCACGACGGATGCCGAGTCTCTGATCCTCGGCTCCGACATCGTGATCGAGCTGATCGGCGGCATCGAGCCTGCCCGCACGAGCATCCTGCAGGCGATCGGCTCCGGTGCCGACGTGGTGACGGCCAACAAGGCGCTGCTGGCCACCCATGGTCCCGAGCTGTTCGAGGCGGCCGACCGCGTGGGCGCATCCGTCTACTACGAAGCGGCCGCTGCCGGCGCGATCCCGATCATCCGACCGCTGCGCGACTCGCTCGCCGGCGACCGCGTGGTGCGCATCATGGGGATCGTGAACGGCACGACCAACTACATCCTCGATCGCATGGACACTGAGGGTGCCGACTTCGCCGACGTGCTCGCCGACGCGCAGCGCCTCGGTTATGCCGAAGCCGACCCGACCGCCGACATCGAGGGGTTCGACGCCGCACAGAAGGCGGCGATCCTCGCGAGCCTCGCGTTCCACACGGCGGTTCCGCTCGACGCGGTGTATCGCGAGGGCATCACGACGATCACGGCGTCGATGATCGAGGAGGCACGAGCGGCCGACTTCGTGATCAAGCTGCTCGCCGTGTGCGAGCGCATCGAGGCCAACGGCACCGAGTCGATCTCGGTGCGCGTCTACCCGGCACTCGTCCCCAAGTCGCACCCGCTCGCCTCCGTGCACGGCGCCAACAACGCCGTCTTCGTCGAGGCCGAGGCGGCCGGTTCGCTGATGTTCTACGGCGCAGGTGCAGGCGGAGTGCAGACGGCATCCGCTGTGCTCGGAGACGTCGTGTCGGCGGCTCGCCGGCACATCGCCGGCGGCGTCGGCGTGGGGGAGTCCACCAGGGCCAACCTCCCGGTGGTGCCGATCGGTCACGTCACGACCCGCTACCAGATCACTCTCGAGGTCGCGGACGCTCCGGGCGTGCTTGCGACCGTCGCCGGCATCCTGAGCGACGGAGCGGTCTCTGTCGCCACGGTCGTGCAGACCGTCGAAGGGGAGGACGAGCCCACTGCTCGTCTCGTCATCGGAACACACCGGGCCACGGATGCCGCACTCAGCGCCACGGTCGATGCTCTCGCAGGCAGCTCTGTCGTCGAGCGGGTCGTCTCGGTGCTCCGCGTGGAAGGCGAGTGA